From Arachis hypogaea cultivar Tifrunner chromosome 3, arahy.Tifrunner.gnm2.J5K5, whole genome shotgun sequence:
GGAGGCcaatctatcatgggtagttgaattctactccaactttcacttgCCGATCCTGTAGTCTGTCTATGTTCGTCAAAACCAAGTTCCTATCTCTGAAGGTGCCATCCAAAGAGTATTGGATCTTCCACTAGCCCAGAGGGGTTGGACGCCTATCAAGAGACCCAACTCAAGCGCCAAACATACTAGTTTGACTGGAATAGCGTCCTTGGAGTCATATCACAACCTGGGAGCAACTGGATCTATGGACAATATCGAACTCGACCCAAGAGCATCTCAGCTcaagcacttaccttggaggctcgcgtgtgggcgcagattatgtcccactatatcttttcgagcactcatgagtccaccttcactgcggacatggctgttctcatctTGTGCATTCTTACAGAACAACCTCTCAACCTGCCCCGAATCATTCGGCAGGCTGTGGGACACGTGCAGATCGCGGGCAACCTGCCTTTCCTCGCATTGGTTATAGATTTAGTATCTACAGTGGGTCTCTCCTATCGGGCTGGAGATACAAAGGCCATGATCCCAAGGGATGATCAGTATCTCCCGAATGGAAAGTATATTAGACCCTTAGTACCCTCTGCGAGCCGGTATGCAGGCCCTTCTATAGACACTCCATCTTTTTCCgctccaccatcatccacacctCCTGCACCATCCACCAATCACATGTACCTTTAGATCCTTCAGAGGTTAGACCGGCAAGACCGGCAGATGGAGCAAATAAAATGCCACAACAAGCGCCGATATGCTTATCTGAAGGAGCTCATTGTTAGTACTCACACACCTCCGGAAGAGAAAGATACCCCGGATTCCACAAAATAATTTTGTTGCTAGTATAGTTCCCAGCTGGTGcaaaatttataaccacaaactaaccggcaagtgcaccgggtcgtaccaagtagtacctcaagtgaatgagggtcgatcccccgaggattgatggactaatcaacaatgattaagtgatttacttagttagacaaatagaaaataatgttcagagagttcaaaagcattaacagtaaattcagaatatcaaaagCAAGCAACAAACAAGTTGTGactaatatatggagaaacagttaaggcttcaaagttatttattttccggattgacttttcttactagctattttaatcatgcaagatttaattcatggcaaactatatgtgaataaaccctaattccttagacttttttagtctcctctaaaattcatcaaccgccaattccttggtcacttaattccaattagagggtgaagttcaattctagtttatatgccatagAAACCcaaattacccaaatataagaggattatatgtcacgtatctcgttaagtctagataattaaaaatttaggagaatatgttttcaagttgttgttcaagtaaagagcttttctaagatatacaagaactcaattagaaccaaggtcatacttccgttccacctagattcataaaataaagaacgaaaacaattattgaatcataaatcagtacattaattaaaatagaaaaataatagtatcaatccatacaatagacagagctcctaaccttaacagtggaggtttagttgctcatggttcagagagaaaactaggattcagaaaaactgtaaattgtggaatgaggtagaagagaagagaggagcccgaaaggctgattcttttcccttttatatctaatcctaattaatgtaaaatatatttcttaaaaactaataaatatcttttcctaattctaaaactaataaaagtttaaatcaaaattaatttaattgatccgTGCAGCCTTTGGAACAAATCGGGGACCACTTGGGTTAGAAGAGTTGACGCCGAACTTCAAGAACTTCAAGTTTGGCGTGAAGGGGGCAACATGATTTCTCCATGGGATTGTCATATTGGCGCCGAACTTGAGGTGCTTCAAGTTTGGGGTGGAGGTTATGCGTGTATTCCTTTGGAGCATTGAGCTGGCACCGAACTTGAGTTTACTCAAGTTCGGCATGGAGAAGGCAGCACGATTCCTTTGGGAGACTTCATGTTGGCGCCGAACTTGAAGAACTTCATGTTCGGCATGGAGGAGGCATCATACATTCCTTTGGCTTTCTTGTTGTGGCGCCAAACATGGAGAATCCAAGTTTGGCATGGATAAAGCAGCCTTGATTCTTCACTCTCTCCATTTTCTAGCCTTGACTTAAACTCCGTGAAATTTGTccaaaatgctacctgaaataaacagaattgcacacaactcaaagtagcattcttagtggctaaaatatattaaatcttgattaaacttagcaattcaagtgcaaattcactggaaaaaaacagagaaaatgatcacacatcacaacaccaaacttgaattgttgcttgtcctcaagcaaccaaaattagtacatgattaagatgtgaatttgcatgagaagtaaGAGTTTggttatgcttatgtttattctTAAAGTGGGGCTTATCCATTGtaattctgaacagttttggcatctcactctcctttgaatcagaagaatgttactgtcattcggaattagaatccggataatattatgaattctctagttTTTTATACtttagtttaatccttgaacacagcaaaatttctttcattctcttttctttagtgctttgcaccttgagcctagccgtgactttaaatgctttgtctcaagcttcacttgacacaaaaataccacaagcacttaactgtgGAACTCTcttgaagttctgatttttctttcagttactcccaaacAATGGTGCCcaaagcctttggcatattcTACTAAATGCATTTGGTCTCGATTCTAAATATTCTATCTCAAGGAATGCTTGACACAAGaataccacaagcatatggctagaaaaataactctttgagcttttaatcatgtcagacctccctagtcattgatgctcagagccttggaccttgctttttaattttttctttgttgtttctttttgcttcaaggattaacttTCACTagtttcagagaagtcataatagttctctaaattcttgttccttatacatcaacatcttttgattcaaattcagatatgcactgtttatgtcatgcattcaggattacaaaaaataccaccacattcaagttaataagactattcttcaatataaactcaatctctcatgcaatatatcttttcttttctttttagattcaagctcagtgGGCGATACATGAGACACCcttcaaaattaaaatcaaatatcaaaataaaaaaatagcaaattaaactagacctaggaattgaaataacaaatgatcatgcaataactaAAAGAAAACAGCAGAAAACTGGAATATAATATAGTAAGAAcgggaaggaatatagaatgaaaagaactcaaccacctcagttatcctagtggctGTTTCATTTTTCAGGCTGTGCTCTTccatgaagatgattcacctccctttggtgccattaaaataaacagaaaattcaCAAGCGAAgcgacaataccaaacttaaaagtttgcttgtcctcaagcaaagaagaattgaaaacaGGTAGGGACATAAAAAATGCACGGAagagtaaaaacaaaaattagtacaaaaggagaagaaaataataaaaggataagagaggttaaaattaattaaaatatatatacatattttatttttatattcatatatatatttgtaattatatatatagttatttatttattaatttatttatttatgtatttatatatagtgattatatatatatatatatatatatatattttggggGAGGGGGTAATAGACAcatatctattaatatataataagaatgtagtaAGTAGTTCATTGCTTAACAAGTGGTGGTACATATGCTCGACAAGTGGATGTTCCCGTTGATTGACAGGTGGCTTTGATTTCACAAGGCAGACATCTCATGGCCAAGCGCGGCAAAATCTTTTACGGAGTTTCAAAATTTATAGAGCCCTATATAAGGTTCCCACAATCAGTTTATAAATTATTTCTTTCAAACACACATTTTAAAAGCTTATACATAACCTCATATGTGTTAGTTGTGTTAGAACATTTGGTTAATCCAAAGATGACAGAGGTGTTTGACAAGTTGATGGATGTCAATGCGCGAAAACTTGATTGGAAATTTCAAGTTTATGTTGTCCACCTTTGGGAAGTTCCTAATAGATTTAATATAAATGATATCAATGGAATATAGATTATTCTCTAAGACATTCAAGTAAGTTTGTTtaactttcttttttatttttaaagttattgGTTTTTTAGCAATCAAAGATTGATAATATGGCCGAATGATTTATATGGTAGAAGGATCCAAGCCTCAGTAACTAAACCTTTGGTCAAGAAATGGAGAGGGAAAATTCTAGAATTTAAGATGTACATCATGACCCATTTTATTGTGGTGGACAAAAATGAGAAAACCAAGACAACCAACAATAAATGGTCCATAAATTTCTCACATAGCACAACGGTTCAGCCTATTGCTAAACCAAGCTATTCTTTGAAAGCATTTTGCTTTAAACCCATTCCGGAGTTGCTGACTGTCGAAAAGCTGGAAGATTCAGTGCTTATAGGTAAGACTATAACTGATAAGTTCTTTTCAGATAAGATGTGAAATGTCACCGAgttttctcattttgttagttttCATATTAACTTCAAATGTCGTGTAGATGTTATAGGGAAAGTGgttggtaaagaggatccaagacaACTGATAACTAGCAAAGgaagagaaacaaaaagattggCTGTGATACTTGAGAACCTTGAGTAAGATAATAAATGACCAGTTTTGcttttattgaatatttatttttacaCAAATAACGACCATTTGTCTATCTGAATGCTTTGCAGAAACAATAGTATTAGCTGTGTATTGTTTGGACATATGGTCAACCAAATACTCCCCATATCTAGAAGAAGGGAGGGTGGAGCCACTAATAGTTATATTATAGTTTTTTAAACCCAGCAGGTGGAATGGTATGATTAAAGCCATTAAATGATTTATATAGGGTGGCTATTAGTTGCATAAACATAATGGTTTTTGATGACTCACGACAAACTCTAATTTGTTTAAGAAAAAACATCAGTGCAAAGTCATTTTAATATATCCAAGTTACGTATTAACCCTGACCTTGATGAGGTTAAAGAGTTTCATAACAGGTTAGTGTGACATGTAATTAGGTCGGCTATGCAATTAAGTGATTTCTAATCATATTTATGCAATCAAACTTAGAACTTTGTAGGAAGCTTTATAGCAAAGCATCTAATTCTGCAAGGATTAGTCACGTTTCATCCCATGGGGATGTTTAGTCAAAACAATTGAGGAAGTTTTAAGCTCTACACAGGTGATGAATATAATATATACTATAACCCTGGATGTATAAAATCAGCACTGGATATGAATTTTGTATTTCGATTAATTTGTTTTCAGGAAGGACCTACATGGATTGCCGGTACTATTGTTTCGATCAATGTTGGGAAGGATGATTGGTTTTATAAATCCTGCCGAAAGTGTCCAAAGAAGGTAGACACCCCAATCGACAACAGATATGAGTGTGAAAAATGTGGCCACACTCATGGTAGCGCATCACTCAGGTGTGTTATATAATCTAAATATAATAGGTGGATGTTATTCTGTTGAATCTGGTCTGGATATAAGtgttgaatattgtatgagtttaagTGTTGAATGAGTTTAACTGTTGAATCTGGTATGAGGTTAATTGACATTTTCTTTCAGGTTCAAGCTCTAGGTAATGGTATATGATGGAACAGGAAGCTTGATGTTGCTGATGTGGGACAGGAAAACGGTACAGCTTTGTGGAAGGCAAGCTGAGCAAATCAAGAATGAAGAAGTAATTCAAAACAttcattagtttttgtttctcttATATGTTTATCACAATATTAACTTATTTTAGAGTCTACTGGATATTAATAGGCCATTGATGGAGAAGGTTATCCTCCAGCATTGGATAGCATGATGGATAGGAGATTACTTTTCAAATTAAATGTCAAAGCATCGAACATTAAGCAGTATGACCATGTTTATACAGTCATGAAAATATGTGATTATGAGGAAATTGTGGAGATCAACCACCCTAAAGCAGTTCCAAACATTGCTGCTGCTACTCTCACTGTATGCTCTTTTATCTAATGTTACTCCGgtgaattatttattattcaGTTAGAAGAATGTCTTATAATTTATAAGTGGTCTTCCCGTGGTCCCCTTTGTAGGATACTGGATGCAATGACTCACTTGATATATCGGCAGCGGTAGTTAATCTGCATAATGATACTGATTCTAAACTTTCTGTGGTGAGTAGTTATACTAACTTTTAATGAAGTTGGTtccattatttttaaaaaattcaactaTGTATGAACACTATGAGAGTTTTCGTCAACAGGATGGTTTGAAAGATAGTGTCACAAGCCTCAAGTCCAAAACCCCTGCTAAAAGAGCTTCCGTGGGGCTAAAGCAATCAATGAATATCAATATTAACAATGAAGATGAGTTCGGGTTCTCTACCAACAAGTTTAGCTGAAAGGGTGAAAAGAGCCAGAAGATGCAAATTAATGACAGTGACAACTTAATATATCTATTTCACTTAGTAGTTTTTGTTGAGATATAGAGATGTGTTTTATTTCTTTCATGAGTATCCAGATTAGTATTGTTCGACTCAGTTTGATCAAGGATTTCAAAATTGTGTTCATTGTGTCTTTTTGAATTAGGATGAATGTGTCAGTGGGTAATTCATTTAAGTTACTATCAGTAAAGGGCAATGTATGGTTAATCCCATGATAcaagttgtaacaccctaactattaaaatatcacgcttccggctgcgccactctgatagctcgggtacTACAACTCTTAAAagatttaatactaaaatatgagcctgtttaaatccTAAACCGAAATTTCAAAAGATACATCCAAACTTATAAACTTCACATATcaaaactcctatccctcttgcaaaatttataatattaatggcaagggaagaataataataactaaactgAAATATCTTCTATCGCATAAGCCAAACTCAACTACTCTTCATAAGCTTTttcgtccatatcctgaaaagaaaagtctgtagggggtgagaacctaaccacatggtctcactAGATTTTCAGAGTTTATTATAAGAAGATATATAGTaggtaaattatttttcaaactcAGTGATTAAGTATTCAGAAATCCAAAACACAGTTTTtcctataaaagaaaattaaaagtttcctaacagtatgaatgaccaatctgttccaaacataggttcattaagtctatgctgaaccagcttgatttttcatactttactaataaATCAGTCAGAAACCAATCACAGCCTTCAACTCAGCAACTCAAAAAATTCCACAACCAAATCATAATCTCATCATCAATACCCAAACTTAAATGTACCACAACAGAAACAAACACAAGCAAAACATACGAGGAAGACACAGGTATAGATTACAGGCACAGCAAATAGCTCAGATAGCAGTTAATAACAGTTAAGCAGTTAGGCAGAtccaaacaaattcaaactcaagaaaagcatacaaatgcatatggtgAATGCCTATCTTATGGCTGTTGAAATCAACTGTCGGTTACGTAGCCATCCCGACATGTTCTCAAGTTCAAAACTACACCATGGGGAGaatccccaagctgacatggggaaaaGAACGCTCCCAAGCTCAAATATATCCATGGGACgaatcccaagctgacatggcGAGAAGAGACCacaccccaagctgacatgggaaacaataccccaagctgacatggggaaacAACGCCCCCAACTCACTACTAACCACTAGAAAAATCCTGGCTGACATGGGGGCAACGCCCCAAGCTCAATATATTCAATAATttctcataattatcattttcattTCCGATACTAATTCATATCTCATTGTCATTCAGTTATTCAAAAAATCATACTCAAAATCAATCCTCACTCTTATACTCATTCTCATCATACCACTTGTTACTTTCTTCAATAATTCGgattcaaaatataattcattcttttcaaaataaatcaaGTACCAAACGTAaactttttctttataatttccaaaaataaaattataaaatccttGAAAATCTAAATCTTTATAAATAACCATTTTTAAACAAAGTctccaaattttataaaaatttggacagcatctcctctaaaattcggactaTGCCACCCTTACGGGTCCCATCAAAACCACATTTTTCAACCCATTCTCAACTAGTTTTCaatatcaaatcctttccaaatcaaACCAAATCCCAACGTTAAACATCTTCCAGTAATTCAAGAAAAATCAATTCAATAACGACCAACTTAACAAACCAAAATAGCAAATCAAAATAACTAGCTTCCTCAATAATTCAGTAAaccaatcaaataaataattatagccATCCAAAtagttcaattcaattcataaaactcatgtaattataaaaaaatatttttcatactaTTATCGACTTATAACAACTCTTAAAAGTAAAATGAATTTTAAGAAAATGCCCCTACCTTGATAAGTCGAGTTCCATACCCCAACGCATCACAAAAAAGTCCTTTCTCTCGACCTGCGATCAACGAAAGCCGCAAACCTCAGTTCAAACCATTCTTACAGCAACCACAACAATATTTATGCAACATGTAATATTTAGAACTCGAACCTATGTAACCAAACCTCAGAATCTATAACCAAACACAATAGAAAACTAACGCAAGGGTTTCCGAAACTTAATTACTTACTGAAATAGAAAAATGATGCAGTAGACAACTCCAAGCACGACATGCAACCACTGATACTCAACCCAAGCCATAGGGAGAATGGCCGAACTGAAGcagcggcggtctccgaaccAGTTCAGCGGCagccccggcagccacctcaagtggCAGCGGTGTTTGGAGTCCGGCAACATCAACTGAAACTAACATGCAATGACAATAACTCTTCCGGAATCTCAATGAAACGTAAACCAAACTCAAAAATCTTACCGGCAGTTCTTTTTTTTCGACGACAGCAGCGGGTCTCGGGAGGCGACGGCAGAAACACGACGGCGTCTCCACGGCGG
This genomic window contains:
- the LOC140183787 gene encoding uncharacterized protein, whose amino-acid sequence is MVYDGTGSLMLLMWDRKTVQLCGRQAEQIKNEEAIDGEGYPPALDSMMDRRLLFKLNVKASNIKQYDHVYTVMKICDYEEIVEINHPKAVPNIAAATLTDTGCNDSLDISAAVVNLHNDTDSKLSVDGLKDSVTSLKSKTPAKRASVGLKQSMNININNEDEFGFSTNKFS